Genomic DNA from Vespula vulgaris chromosome 5, iyVesVulg1.1, whole genome shotgun sequence:
gaatctTCCATTCCTAATTTCCGTTTTAATGCGTAATTGAAATtctataaaagtaaaaatgttaggaattaaaaatatctgaaGGCTCGTTTCGTTTGACACAATTATTTTGTCATTTAATTGCGTCAACCGCGAGAAGAACTTCACACCTCCCTCTACTTTCATCTTATCGAGATGACGCGCTATCATGATCATGCATCAGTCGTCGAAATGACGCGTAACGGAGCGTTTCCAtattcatcttcgtcttccttcTCTTGCTTCTTGCTACTCCTTGCGACGTTACCTTCGCATCAAGAAGTTCGCGCTTCGGTTACTTTCGACTTAAGTCCTTTACTTTTTGGAGCGTTGGTAAAGGATTCAAAGTCGCACGAATCAAAAGATATCAAATTACCGGGTTGCATAGAGTGCGGAGAGTACAGgtaatatacatgtgtatatgtaggtatatgctTGGAAAACGATACATTTGATGTTTTGTTAAAATCGAGTAAGTCTGTTTACATGTTGTTACTCCGCAGCAGTATTAGCGTTAgttagattattattagaattaaagtAAGGGATTAAAGAGAGCGAATTTTCCGAATCTCGACtttatctttgattttaaatatttttcttgagaTCTTGTTCTTTTGCatgatcctttttttcttgatgatgaaaaatgtaaggatatatttaaaaaatattaattcgaattaatgTGGCAGAATTACAGAAAAAGGATTTTTTGTTCTATAGTgaatttatatgcatatacagaTGTCCGGAAAATCCGTCAAAGTGCCTCTTGGGCTCCGTATCGGATCCTTGTGGATGCTGCAAAGCTGGCGTGTGCGCTCGTCTTGGCGGAGAGCCCTGTTGGAATTCGAGTATCCCGGAACTTAACGCTAACAGCCGTAAGGATGGCCTCTGTGCGAGGAATTATTTTTGCCAATTACGTTCCGATCTTCAGGAAGAGGTATAGCTTTCATTTGCATCGCCTGCTTCTTATAATTGCTTTGATTATTTGTACGGTGATTATACGATTATACggttaattttgtaatttttttgaaatttaaaagCGGAAAACGATCACGATATTGCACAATAAACCTGCGATATTAATGCGAGTTGTCTACCTACGTTAATGTTAATTCAACGAACTTATCTGATCCATCCTCGCGAGTGAAAGTAATCTCGTCTTGTTGCGTTTCGTGGGCGTCGAATGTAGTATCTCGTGCAATCAAATAATCAAGCAGATCGgatataattcgatataatataagagATCTCGCGCAATCAAATAATTAAGTAGATTGGAtacaatgagagagaaaagctttTGTTAGTTTCTTATCGTACAGTCtttgatttttcatcgatttcctTCAAACGTTGTATTACATacgattttttcatttgatttagGACGAAGCGGAAGCGATCTGTATCTGCATGGAGCAGACACCAGCATGCGGTAGCGACGAAGTGACTTATGAAACACCGTGCGCCCTTCACGAGGAAGCGATGAAGCTCAAGAATCATTTGTCTTTGAAATTACAGCATCTTGGCCCTTGCCAAACTCGACCATGGATCGTTTCCTACTCGGAACATGTCGTCTCGAGTGTCGGCCAGCGTGTTCTTCTTGCTTGCGAAACTAAAGGTTTTCCAGTACCTGATATTTTCTGGGAATTTCATTCTCCTGATGGAAAAAGGGTTCTCAAACTAACAGGTAAacaataatcataatttttgtttgttcgaaAAGTATGCGTACTTTAcgagataaagaagataaaaagttgATTTAGAAAGtagatatttttctcattttctttcttatttttatgacTTGGGTTTAAAGGTGAAGAACACGTCATCACCGTACAAAGTGATCAAGATTCGAAATCTTTGACGAGAACGTCTTGGCTTCAACTGCCACGACTGACTAAAGAACACGTTGGGACGTATCATTGCATTGCAAATAATTCGATAGGGCAGGCAGGCGCAGCTTCCTTCGTATCGATGGTTTAAGGTCCTGATTACATTCCGTAGAAAAAGTGAGTTCGATCGTGGTGGAAAGTGGAAAACGGATTAGAATGGAAttaagggaaaaggaaaaacattaATCACGCTCGTCTGGAAGAAATCGtattaagtatttttttttcgatcgtgcAAATGGTCGAAgcaaatgtttaaaaaaatgaaacaatccTTCATAGGTATTGCTTTACACATTTACACCACAACAACGTTGCATTTTTATGACCcgactattatttatttgtcggGTTcaggaatatataaataaatattatctaatgTCAGCAgcatttttaaaatcgaagTCATCGTATCCTTATTGTTAAACATTTTGCGCTCGTCACCATCCTTCTTGCGACGTCCTGAAAGATTTAATCAGGATTAATGTTGCGAATAAGATTTCGATTGTAATTAGATACTTACTCTGGACTTTGCCATGTCGCACGGTCCATCACTACAGTTTCTGGACTTTCTCtggataaaaagtaaattacaATGTGTAAAAATACGTAAtctttaaaatgttttatctttGATTAGCGGATTTTTTTTAGCATGGTTTACAAACAAATTTGAGATATTAGTCTtcgattgttattaatatttttaaagcttCATAAAAATCGAAGAGTAACACCTTGGTTCGTCGAACatgttaaaattattcaataatagATGCTATCGAAGCTTACTCGATAACCTCGAACTACttgattttgtttaatttgttCAGCGGTTTTGGGTGCTCGAGATCGATCAAAAGCTACCGTAATATATACTCGCTAGCTTGTAGAATATATGCTACGTTAGAGAGATCGAATGAAGCAAAAGGAGTAGAGGATAAAACAATCGATGTTTTCACGAGACGACAAAAAGCAGTTGGGTTGGCTGTGCATAAAGGCAACTTCTGCGTGACAGTATATAACGAAGTGAAACTAACGATCTCATCGATAATAAAGACGTATCCTTCTTCGAAAACGATGGTCTTCGATATACCAAAGACAAAATATGAGCAATTGGTGTACTGACCATCATAATAAGTGCACTTATCAACGTAGCAAACCAGAATccattctgaaaaaaaaaaaataaagaacagtAAAGTACCTTCGTACGAAGAAGACAAAATATTCCATAGTTTCGATATCTATAATAGTGACGTACTAAAGGGCCTAAAATGTGATTACACAAAAGAAGCCTCAttccttttaatatttccCATAATGGCCGACATTTGGAAACTCCACTATCCATCTCCGATATTACATGAGTTCTCCATTgatctaaataattatttaatcgatttataaatgCCTTTCCTTTCtgaaaacaaatagaaaatattgtttcgaTTAAGAAAGTAGGAAATAAGGAAGATTGTTTACTTACTAATTGAGCGATTTTATCTCCCTGATTATCAATATAGTATTGAATCGTTTTTAAATGTGAAATGGATTGGTTGACTTGTCGCATAAGTGGTAGCAGTTGTAATTCTAATATGGCTATTTGATAAACCAGATTATCTTGTAGCTTCATCAGTGGCTTCACTCTTTGCGACGTAAGGTCTCTCATATTAGAGCCGATAATTTGTAAATCTCGGGCGACGCTTCTATCGCTAAGTTGACGAGCTATGCTATCCAATTGATCGGATAAAGCGTTTGGATCCTTGCTTAAAATCGGTCCTTGTATCTGTTACAACGTAAACGTATATCATTTCACTAGATTTGCTTAATCGATTGTTCGACTTCCTACGTGACGtttttactgtttttttttggGAAACGACGATTAAGAAGTTATTAAATTTAGCATACCATAATTCTATGTTCCGTAAGATTTGGTCCACAAGCGTATAGAAGATTCTGAAGTCGTTGTTGCAAGGTAGGTGTTAATATCTTGAGACCCTTTAAGTCGACTTTTAATTTTGACTTTGCTTTGGACATATCGGTCCACATCCAGTGTTCCGTAAGTTGCTCTAATTGCATCGTACGATCAAGTCGAAACGCAGGATATGCTGCTTCGTTCTTTTCACACTTTCTATAGAACGacggaatatttaatatttatttttacacaagagtttttctctttagaaAGTAGATCGTATTTCGTTTCATTAAGATCACGTAACTCACTCGAACATATCCTTCAAAGACACGCTCAATCTTTTTCCGAGAAAGGTTCGAGTTTCCAAAACGGCCTCTAACGTACGATATTCAGGATCGTAAAGTGGTCGGCAGAGTAACATCTCAATGTGACCAGATAAGGCTAATCCTGCTACGAATATCGCCCATAAAGCGATCGAAATGAAGCAGCTCGTAAATACAGTACTGAAATCCGATAGAAAGTTCTCTTAGCGATCTAGTCTCTAATAGTTAAGATAAAGCAAAGTATTGTTAAGGGgcatttatatcgttataaaatttttttcttataaatttatttttttcgttaatatcGCCCATCGAATCTTTTTATTAGTGAGTACATTACTTTTCTATATGTCTCttggaaaattttctatttaggattttttttattgcacttaaaaatttaacaaaagtaATAACATCGAATTGATGTAcctgaaaaattttatttctatatgtacTTACCACAAGAGGGTCGGTCGCACTTTACCCTCGGACGATCCACAATGGCAACGAAGAGCTCCGAGTAATAATAGCCAGATGGGTAAAATACAGAGAAAAGTACCTGTCCGACAAAATCGAAGGAcggttattattttcatagcTGTGTTCGACATCAGACATTCACCTCCTACGCAATATTTTATCGTGAAACGTTTGACGTTACATCCGGaggaataatttctttcttacgtgAGATTCACGTTCATTTCCATTGAGAAAGGACGACTCCACGTGTGCTTCTCATAAAATAGGCCGTGcgaattttcttcgagaaaatagatttattctagagaattataattaaacatatgATGctcaagaaaataaagaaaattaatttttttttaacgataaacaatggtatcctttcgttttttgtCTCTTGGATAAATAagcaataaattttgttttaccGTTGTTATTCTTATTGTAACTCTGTTATTGtaactgtttttttcttgtgaCGTTTTTGATAGTTTGGTAGTAGTAAATGGAGAAGTTGAACGAGTGAAAGAccgagaaaatagaaaagtggACCGTGGTACAGAATGAAATTGAATCCTGCCCGAGTCAGAAGTACGTCGGTAACTTTAACAGTTGCCAAGGTTCACGTGGGCGTTCTTAAGTGTGGGATAAATCAGTGTGTAGTGGCGTATATTCTGAAGGGTGCTTCGAGGGTGACAAAACTTATTTCTGAGGAATGAAGGATTTAGCTTGTTCGATTCGACGGAGAAACTTTGAAATTGGTTTATTCGTCATAATGTTGCTTCGATTTGTCGTCTTAGACGTACGATTCTTAGGGACTTggaatttcataaaaatatctacgaCGTTGGTaatggtaaaagaaaaatgagccACGACAAGTGGCTAGTGTGAAATGTAAATgtgatttttaaagaataaaggtagaaccttttctttctttttattgtacgAACGGCTCAACTTTGGGCCTTTTGGTAGGTACATACTTTTCCCAGGAAAATAGTAAATCTCTTTTGTGAGGGAAACGCAAGGAGAAAAGTAGGTAGTATTTTATGCGACTCAGTTGTGATATCGTTTCaaggataaaaatttgtaGGGAAATTTAACGGAATATGTACAGTTA
This window encodes:
- the LOC127063919 gene encoding insulin-like growth factor-binding protein-related protein 1; this encodes MTRYHDHASVVEMTRNGAFPYSSSSSFSCFLLLLATLPSHQEVRASVTFDLSPLLFGALVKDSKSHESKDIKLPGCIECGEYRCPENPSKCLLGSVSDPCGCCKAGVCARLGGEPCWNSSIPELNANSRKDGLCARNYFCQLRSDLQEEDEAEAICICMEQTPACGSDEVTYETPCALHEEAMKLKNHLSLKLQHLGPCQTRPWIVSYSEHVVSSVGQRVLLACETKGFPVPDIFWEFHSPDGKRVLKLTGEEHVITVQSDQDSKSLTRTSWLQLPRLTKEHVGTYHCIANNSIGQAGAASFVSMV